A genomic stretch from uncultured Pseudodesulfovibrio sp. includes:
- a CDS encoding flagellar basal body rod C-terminal domain-containing protein has product MSDASISALSALGTVQEVSANNIANVSTEGFKASSVALETGPEGQGVQVAAIQQSTNAGPMIEGIEMSNTDIGTEMVDMIKTSHAFSANTAVVRASEEMTGHLLNMIA; this is encoded by the coding sequence ATGTCTGATGCCAGTATCTCAGCCTTGTCCGCCCTGGGAACAGTTCAGGAAGTCTCGGCCAATAATATCGCCAATGTGAGTACCGAAGGCTTTAAAGCCAGTTCGGTCGCGCTCGAAACCGGCCCGGAAGGGCAGGGCGTGCAGGTTGCGGCTATTCAGCAATCTACCAACGCCGGGCCCATGATCGAAGGTATCGAAATGTCTAATACGGACATCGGTACCGAGATGGTGGACATGATCAAGACGTCTCATGCTTTTTCCGCTAATACTGCTGTCGTTCGCGCTTCCGAAGAAATGACCGGCCATCTTCTTAACATGATCGCCTGA
- the folE2 gene encoding GTP cyclohydrolase FolE2 produces the protein MEDVQKQQAKIAMPIDRVGVKGLKLPIIVRDRESGIQHTVAQVSLSVDLPAEFKGTHMSRFVEALEHWSGDLDYTSFRTLLDDIVVRLQARSAHVRFVFPYFLRRKSPKSESSCLMDYSCRVDGYLKDGKLRFTLGADVPVMTVCPCSLAISDQGAHSQRAEIRIRTRFHGFLWLEDLIEIGESSGSSPVYSLLKREDEKYVTESSFANPTFVEDVVRAVGKGLADHPQVDWYKVEVESFESIHNHSAFAVMESQDAE, from the coding sequence ATGGAAGACGTTCAGAAGCAACAGGCAAAAATAGCCATGCCCATCGACCGTGTGGGTGTAAAAGGGCTCAAGCTGCCTATCATTGTCCGGGATCGTGAATCAGGCATACAGCATACTGTGGCTCAGGTTTCATTATCCGTGGACCTGCCTGCCGAGTTCAAAGGGACGCACATGAGCCGGTTTGTTGAAGCGTTGGAGCACTGGTCCGGCGATTTGGATTATACCTCGTTTCGGACATTGCTCGACGATATAGTGGTTCGACTCCAGGCCCGGAGTGCGCATGTGCGGTTCGTGTTCCCGTATTTTTTGCGTCGTAAATCACCCAAGAGCGAATCATCCTGTCTGATGGATTATTCCTGTCGGGTGGACGGGTATCTCAAGGATGGCAAACTGCGCTTTACGCTGGGCGCGGACGTGCCGGTGATGACTGTCTGTCCGTGCTCACTGGCTATTTCCGATCAGGGTGCACACTCCCAACGTGCAGAGATTCGGATTCGTACCCGTTTCCACGGTTTTCTGTGGCTGGAAGATCTTATTGAGATTGGTGAATCCTCCGGGTCGAGCCCTGTATACTCGCTGCTTAAGCGCGAGGATGAAAAATATGTGACTGAATCTTCGTTTGCCAACCCGACATTTGTGGAGGACGTGGTTCGTGCGGTGGGCAAGGGGCTTGCCGATCACCCTCAGGTTGACTGGTACAAGGTTGAGGTGGAAAGCTTTGAATCCATCCACAATCATTCGGCATTTGCCGTGATGGAAAGTCAGGATGCTGAATAA
- the nikR gene encoding nickel-responsive transcriptional regulator NikR — translation MGKTIRFGVSLDSELLDKFDSHCEERSYQTRSEAIRDLIRNTLVQREWEQAEGDLAGTLTLVYDHHKSGLSQRLTEIQHDHHDVIQSSLHVHLDHHNCLEVIILKGDADTIKALGQKLISTKGVKHGNLALTTTGKDLI, via the coding sequence ATGGGCAAGACAATACGATTCGGTGTTTCACTTGACTCGGAACTGCTGGACAAGTTTGACAGCCATTGTGAAGAGCGGAGTTATCAGACGCGGTCCGAGGCCATTCGCGATCTTATCCGCAATACGCTGGTGCAGCGGGAGTGGGAGCAGGCTGAGGGCGATCTGGCCGGGACATTGACTCTGGTCTACGATCATCATAAATCCGGGCTGTCCCAGAGGCTCACCGAGATTCAGCACGATCATCATGATGTCATCCAGTCATCTCTGCATGTGCATCTGGATCATCATAATTGCCTTGAAGTCATCATTCTCAAGGGCGATGCCGATACCATCAAGGCTCTGGGCCAGAAACTGATTTCCACCAAGGGTGTCAAGCACGGAAACCTCGCGCTGACAACCACTGGTAAGGACTTGATTTAA
- a CDS encoding methyltransferase domain-containing protein — MTTEKNNISLNERFDAPDPGSRVTVDVEGRIWFLDRAADLEALWDQMDDADLGDDERVPYWAEVWPASVLLGRHILRNAELLCDKVCLDLGCGLGLTGMIASSVGAKVIAFDYEWPAVRFAHHNTDLNNVPQPLWMVMDWRQPAVKPHAFDFIWGGDILYEKRFFEPLIHLFRHALKPGGKIWIGEPVRTVSRPVWDELRERGFVPEKLTVEKVALCGQNPTVNLWEITIP, encoded by the coding sequence ATGACGACAGAAAAAAATAATATTTCGTTGAATGAACGGTTCGACGCTCCAGACCCCGGCTCCCGCGTTACTGTGGATGTGGAAGGGCGAATATGGTTTCTCGACAGGGCTGCTGACCTTGAAGCCCTGTGGGATCAAATGGATGACGCTGATCTCGGTGATGATGAGCGCGTACCATACTGGGCCGAAGTCTGGCCTGCCAGTGTGTTGCTCGGACGGCATATTCTGCGCAACGCAGAACTGTTATGCGACAAGGTGTGTCTCGATCTTGGCTGTGGGCTTGGGCTGACCGGCATGATCGCCAGCTCTGTTGGCGCCAAGGTGATCGCTTTCGACTACGAGTGGCCTGCTGTCCGTTTCGCCCACCATAACACTGACCTGAACAACGTTCCCCAACCTCTCTGGATGGTCATGGACTGGCGGCAGCCGGCTGTTAAGCCGCACGCTTTCGATTTTATTTGGGGCGGAGACATACTGTATGAAAAACGATTTTTCGAACCACTGATCCACCTGTTCCGCCATGCGCTCAAGCCCGGCGGCAAAATCTGGATCGGCGAACCGGTGCGTACCGTGTCCCGACCTGTCTGGGACGAACTGCGAGAGCGGGGGTTTGTGCCGGAAAAGTTGACAGTGGAAAAGGTGGCCCTGTGCGGCCAAAACCCGACAGTTAATCTGTGGGAAATTACGATCCCCTGA
- the gcvH gene encoding glycine cleavage system protein GcvH, with protein MIPKDLLYAKSHEWVMVEGEIATVGITHFAQEQLGDLTFVELPEVGDTFEAGSEMGSVESVKAASEIYAPVTGEVVEVNEALEDAPEKVNEEPYGDGWLLKFKIKGDPEGLLDAEAYTEVVESEAH; from the coding sequence ATGATTCCCAAAGATCTTTTGTACGCCAAATCCCATGAATGGGTTATGGTGGAAGGCGAAATCGCTACCGTCGGCATCACGCACTTTGCCCAGGAACAACTGGGCGACCTGACTTTTGTTGAACTGCCCGAAGTGGGCGACACCTTTGAGGCCGGTTCCGAAATGGGTTCTGTTGAATCCGTCAAGGCCGCAAGTGAAATCTATGCCCCGGTGACCGGAGAGGTTGTCGAGGTCAATGAAGCACTCGAAGACGCCCCGGAAAAGGTCAACGAAGAGCCGTACGGTGATGGCTGGCTGCTCAAATTCAAAATAAAGGGCGACCCTGAAGGGTTGCTGGACGCCGAAGCTTACACTGAGGTCGTCGAATCCGAAGCCCACTAA
- the gcvPA gene encoding aminomethyl-transferring glycine dehydrogenase subunit GcvPA, producing the protein MPYVPHTEDEVREMLATIGVDSVDDLFAEITEDMRPKSFDLPEGLSEMEVLSKLEAMAAKNATDRVSFLGAGFYDHYIPAAVDALTMRGEFYTAYTPYQPEASQGTLQAIFEYQTAVTRLLGMECANASVYDGGTALYEALMMAVRKTKRRKIVVSEALNPIYRVMLGSYTSNLDVEFVTVPHKNGMTNIEGLKQAIDDDTAALLVQNPNFFGSINDFTELFATAKARKAVSIISSYPILQTLLKTPGDMGADIAVAEGQSLGLPLSFGGPYLGIMTCTKNMVRQMPGRMVGRTKDSEGRTGYVLTLQAREQHIRRQKATSNICSNQSLCALRALVHMCALGELGMKRAARVSIERAHICAERLTAIDGVEMMTQGPFGNEFAITLPTNAFDAIAKLTARGYVPGFPLGRYYDGLENGLLVACTEKTSEEQIGIFAEMLKGALK; encoded by the coding sequence ATGCCGTATGTTCCTCATACTGAAGACGAAGTCCGGGAGATGCTCGCCACCATCGGCGTCGATTCCGTGGATGATCTCTTTGCCGAAATAACGGAAGACATGCGCCCCAAGAGCTTTGATCTGCCCGAGGGGTTGAGCGAGATGGAGGTTCTCTCCAAGCTTGAAGCCATGGCCGCCAAGAACGCCACGGACCGGGTAAGTTTTCTGGGTGCCGGTTTCTATGACCACTACATCCCTGCGGCAGTTGATGCTCTCACCATGCGCGGCGAATTTTACACCGCCTACACCCCCTACCAGCCCGAGGCTTCACAAGGGACGCTCCAGGCGATCTTCGAATACCAGACCGCAGTGACCCGTCTGCTCGGCATGGAATGCGCCAACGCATCCGTATACGATGGGGGTACCGCGCTGTATGAAGCCCTTATGATGGCCGTGCGCAAGACCAAACGTCGCAAAATCGTGGTATCCGAAGCGTTGAACCCCATCTATCGGGTCATGCTCGGCTCCTACACTTCCAACCTTGATGTCGAGTTCGTCACCGTCCCGCACAAAAACGGCATGACCAACATCGAAGGATTGAAGCAGGCCATTGATGACGACACTGCGGCCCTGCTGGTACAGAATCCGAACTTCTTCGGCTCCATCAACGATTTCACGGAACTGTTTGCTACGGCCAAGGCCCGAAAAGCCGTATCCATCATTTCTTCTTACCCAATCCTCCAGACCCTGCTGAAAACACCCGGTGACATGGGTGCCGATATTGCCGTTGCCGAAGGTCAGTCCCTCGGTCTGCCGCTCTCTTTCGGCGGTCCGTACCTCGGTATCATGACCTGCACCAAGAATATGGTTCGCCAGATGCCCGGTCGCATGGTCGGCCGAACCAAGGACTCCGAAGGACGTACCGGATATGTACTGACCCTCCAGGCTCGCGAACAGCATATTCGCCGCCAGAAGGCCACGTCGAACATCTGTTCCAACCAGTCCCTGTGTGCACTGCGCGCACTGGTCCACATGTGCGCTCTGGGTGAACTGGGCATGAAACGTGCGGCACGGGTCTCCATCGAACGCGCCCACATCTGCGCTGAGCGCCTGACCGCCATTGACGGCGTAGAAATGATGACACAAGGGCCGTTCGGTAACGAATTCGCCATCACCCTGCCCACAAACGCCTTTGATGCCATCGCCAAACTGACGGCACGAGGCTATGTCCCCGGGTTCCCGCTGGGCCGCTACTATGACGGTCTGGAAAACGGACTGCTTGTGGCCTGCACCGAAAAAACCAGTGAAGAACAGATTGGCATCTTTGCCGAAATGCTCAAGGGAGCACTCAAATGA